GTCCTAACCCCTAGACTACAATCGCAGCACCTCGGGGATGCCGTACAGGTATTTTATTCCTAGCGTCCGAGTGCCATCAGGATGATTTTCGGCCGCCGAACTAAGACGGTTTTTTATACCGTTGGGAGTATTGGGACGCAAGGGGACCTGTGGTCTAGGGGTTATGACGTCGCCCTTACAAGGCGGAGATCGCCGGTTCGAAACCGGCCAGGTCCACCATATTCTCAAAGCGATTGCAAAAGTGCCAGATCATTCGCTCTTATCGTCTCGAGCGTTTCCGCTCACGAATCCGGGGAACTGTCTGCGATCGTCGCTCTCGCTCTCTTTCGAAGCGGAGACGATGTCCATGACCTCGGTGAAGGGCATCCCGAGCTTCAGGGAGATGGCCACGGGGGTCATGCCCTCTTTGAAAAGCTGGAGGCAGGCCCTCTTCTTCGAGTCAGCGTCGGAGATGTCGAGGACGTCGCGGTCGGAGAGGATGCATTTGCTCATGGACTCCAGTTCGAAGAACAGGGAGGGGTCCTTCTCCTTCGTGACGTTGCCCACGGCGGCACCCTGGCCCCTGAGCATGTTCTCGATCCTGCGGCTGCCGATGACGTTCCCGTTGTGGTAGACAAGGCTCATCCCGGTGCCCTCGCAGTAGTACATCGAGAGCCCGTGGCCGTCGGACCAGATGGGAACGATCCTCCCCGGACCCGACATGCGGGGGGCGTACTCGCTCTCATAGCGGTTGCGGCGGTCGGAGTAGGCGTCGCAGTCGGGGCACATCCCGATGCGGCTGTTGGATCTGAGGACGACGACCTTCCCGCATTTGGGACAGGTGTAGGTGGACCTGGCCTCGTTCCACATGGACGAATGGCATTCGGGGCAGTACCTCGGCAGCTTCTCGCTGCGCTGTTCCCATTCAGCTCCGCATCTCAGGCACTTATGTTCCACCGAGGTCTTGTCCCACCTGGTGGATTTGCATCTGGGGCAGCGGAACGGCTTGTCCGATCTGGGGGACCACTGGTATCCGCATCTCAGGCACCTGTTGCTCATGCTCATCCGTCCTTTTTGTAATCCAACCGATTAGTTGGATGTATATGCCATTAAGTTTGACTTGTTTATAGACCTTACCTGTCTTGGATTGATTATTTGTGTATGGTGAAAAAAGGCCCATATGAAAGAGCCAGATGTGTTATTGCGTGGATGGTTGATTCAGATTGTAATTTACAACGAATTTGGATTGTTAACACAAATAATTGCACAAGTCCAATCGTTCAGTTCTTATCTTCACTAAGATATACGCCTTAATAGTGCCCTTAATGGCGACGGTGAGACGAATGTTCGAGGACGGTAAACTGTGGATTGCTCAGAGCGGCGACAAGAAGGTCTTCCTCTACCCGAGGATGGCGAACAGGCACGGATTGATTACCGGTGCTAGCGGTACCGGTAAGACGGTGACCCTTAGGGTGCTCGCCGAGTCGTTCAGCTCCGCAGGCATCCCCGTGTTCTTCGCGGACATGAAGGGGGACGTCGGGACGATCGTCCAGCCCGGGGACCCTGCAAAGATGGCCGACCGTGCCAAGAAGTTCGGCTTCGAGTACGTCCCCTCCGGATTCCCCGCCAGGTTCTGGGACGTCTACGGCGATCTCGGAACCCCCGTCAGGGCCACCATGTCCTCGATGGGCGCCCAGCTCCTTTCCCGTCTCATGGGTCTCTCCGAGGTCCAGGCAGATGTCCTCAACGTCGTCTTCAGCATCGCCCGCGACAGGAAGTGGGAGATCATCGATACCCGCGACCTCAGGGCCGTTCTCCAGTACGTCAACGATCACAAGGACGAGTTCACCGACGAGTACGGGACCATGTCCACCCAGAGCATCGGCGCCGTCCAGCGCAACCTGCGCTCCATGGAAGAGAGCGGAGGCGACGTCTTCTTCGGAGAGCCCGCGATCGAGATCAAGGACTGGATGAAGTGCGACGACGAGGGAAGGGGATACATCAACGTCCTCAACGCGGAGAAGCTCTCCCACAACCCCGCCCTGTACGCCACATTCATGATGTGGCTGATGTCCGAGCTCTTCGACAAGCTGCCCGAGGCAGGGGACGTTGAAAAGCCCAAGCTGGTGTTCTTCTTCGACGAGGCCCACATGCTGTTCTCCGATGCCCCCAAGGCACTGGTGCAGAAGATCGAGCAGATGGTCAAGCTGATCCGCTCAAAGGGTGTGGGGATCTACTTCGTCTCGCAGAGCCCGTCAGACATCCCGGACACCGTCCTGGCACAGTTGAGCAACAGGATACAGCACGCCCTCCGCGCGTACACTCCCGCAGAGCAGAAGGCTGTCAAGGCAGCCGCCACCGCGTTCCGCGCAAACCCCGCGTTCAAGACTCAGGACGTCATCACCGAGCTCGGCGTCGGAGAGGCCCTCGTCTCCTGTCTCGACGAGAAGGGCGCCCCATCCATGGTGGAGAGGGCATTCATCCTTCCGCCGCAGAGCAGGCTCGGGGCCCTCGACAGGGCCGGTTACGAGAGGGCGATCTCATCCTCCCCCTACGAGGAGAAGTACAGGGTGAGGGAGGACCGCGAGTCCGCCTACGAGAAGATCTCCGCCCTCAACGCGAAAGATAAGAAGGCCGAGGAGAAACCGAAGAAGGAGGCTGTCAAGAAGGAGCCTGCGAAGAAGACCAAGTCCACCGGCCAGAAGCAGGCCGAGAGGGCGGCAGGGAACGCTCTTTCATCCTTCGCACGCTCCGCGGGCACGTTCGCCGCGAAGTCGCTGTTCGGGAAGAAGAAGTGAGATCCGCGGCAATCGAAAATGGAAAGTATGGTGGACCCAGCCGGATTTGAACCGGCGACCTCCGCCGTGTGAAGGCGACGTCATAACCCCTAGACCATGAGTCCGTTGGGTGTCGATTAGTATTTTCCTATTTATGATTGGCGGGGGACCTTCCCCGCCACATTTATGAGTGTTACCGCAGATAACCAGGCATCATGTCAGACCGCATCTTCGATGATTCCAAGTTCGATGCAGCTTACGACCAGGCACTCGACAGCCCCAAGCACGACTTTCCCTCCAAGATCAACGGGGAGAACGTGGCGTCGGGGATCGAGGACCTGCTTGTGAGCCCCGTCGACGACACGATCATCTTCGGACGCCTGCAGGATCCCGTCCCGGGAACCATGAAGAAGGCGGCCGAGGACGCCGCGAGGGCGTTCGAGATGTGGTCCAAGTCCAGTCCGGAGGAGAGGTCAAGGATTCTCTCCGCCGTGGCCGATTCCATCGAGAAGAGGCTCTACCGTCTTGCGGCCGACGTCGTCCTCAGCACCGGAATGGTCAGGAAGGATGCCTTCGCAGAGGCGGAGACCTGCCTCGAGGTCGTCCGTCAGGCATCCAAAGATGCCATGAACGTCAAGGGGAAGCCCCGCGGGGTCTGGGGAATCATCGCCCTCGAGAGTTCCCCTCTCGCATCGGTCATCGGATACTCTGCCGCGGCCATTGCTGCCGGCAACACCGTCGTCATGATGCCCAGCGGACACTGCCCCCGCCCCGTCTACGCCGTGTTCGATCTCTTCGAGCAGGCGGGACTCCCGGACGGAGTGCTCAACCTGGTCTGCGACCGTACCGACCGCTTCGCCACCGAGCTCTCCGACGACGAGAACGTCGCCGGCGTGGTGGCATCCGGATGCGGGAAGGCAATGGATGATATGATATTCCTCGCGGTGGACGACACCCTCGGTTACATCAACGAGGTCAAGGGAATGAACCCCATCGTCGTCTCCCAGCCCGGGGACATCAAGAAGGCCGCAGACTCCATCATCGACTCCGCCTTCCAGAACAACGGAAAGGGACTGTATGCGACCTCCAAGGTCATCGTCTCCGCGGACGACGACAGGGAGCTTACCAAGGCGATCGTCGAGAGGCTCAAGGATCTCAACGTCAACGATCCCGGGGAGAAGGAGTGCCAGATGGGTCCCCTTATGAACAAGGAAGAGGAGAAGAGGCTCACCGGACTCCTGGATTCTGAGGCCGCCTACGTCGTGATGGGCGGCAAGAGGGTCAAGAAGGAGTACACCGAGAACGGCCTCTACTACACCCCCATCCTGCTCACCAGCGTGGACCCGGACGACGACATCCAGTACGTGGACTCCGGTCTACCCATCCTCGTCATCAAGCAGGCTGCCGGCGCCGACGCCATCCTCCAGGAGCTGGACCAGACCGACTGCGGACTATCCGTCGGAGTGATTTCTTCCGATTCCAAGCTGATCTCCAAGATCAAGGAGTTCGCAGACGAGGAGAACCTCCAGGTGTTCGTGAACACCAGCAGCCGTTCCCTCAAGGCAGCATCCAAGGCCAGGGCAGAAAACTTCACCGTCTGAACTCAGAAACCGCGGACGCTTACTTTGTGGGTGTAGGTCTTGGCGGCGCTGTTCAGCTTAATGGAATCGCCCTTTGTGTAAGGCACAATCTTGGAGTAGGCCCTGTCGGGAGAGAACCTGGGGTCGAACTGTCTGATGACCAGGTCGGTCTTCTTCCCCATACCTCTGGCGAGTCTCTTGATGTCGTCCACGTTCGTGAACCCGGGGACGGCTACGATCTGAATCTCTGAAGGGACGTCCAGATCGGGAAGCAGATCGAGGGTCTTCTGAATCTTGGACTCGTCCGCTCCGGGACACGCTTCGGAGAATCTCTCCGATCCCGGGACCGCAGTGAGCACAATGCAGACGTTATCCACCGTCATCGCGCCGGCGAAGTCGTCGACGTCCTCGGGACGGGTGCCGGAGGTTTCGAGTCTGATCGGGACCTTGGTCTTCCTCAGTTCCTTCAGAAACTTGAAAAGAGAGGGATCGCGGAGCGGTTCTCCTCCGAGAATGATGCCCTCCAGTGACGATCTGGCACTTATGTAATCGATGATTGGCTGAGGGTCAAGGGAAGGCCCCTCCTCGTTCCAGAGATCGGGATTTCCGAAGAACGGGCACCTGACGTCGTATCCCCGGAAATCGATACGGCAGCAGTCGAGGCCCTTCCAGTCCTCGACGGTCGTCTTGGTAAACTTCCCGATGCTCATGATCAGAGGCGCTGGATGCTCTTGAGCTTGAAGACGCCGTTCTGCCTGGAAAGGTGTTCGGGGAGCCTCTTCTCTAGCTCCCCGACGGAAAGGGAGGACTTCTTGATGTCCGCCACGACCTCGATGTCCATCATCTGGTAGGAGATGAGGACCTTGGTGAACACGGAGATCAGGTTGATCCCGGCATCGGCGAGCATGCTGAGGGCGGAGTCGATGGACCCCATGCAGTCGGGGACGTCCATGACGATCTTGACCAGGTCGGTGTCCTGCTTGAAGAAGACCACGGAAACGAGCCAGGATCCGGGGTCGAGGGTGATCATGACCTCCTGTCCGTCCACGTCGTTCAGGATGTCGCCGTACTCCTTGGCGAGGTCGAAGCATCCGTTCTCTACGGTGACGGGGGCACCGTGCCTGAGCTCGGTCTTGAGATTGGTGTCGGAACCTGCGCGGAAGATCCTCCCGATCTGTGCGGGCTTGACGGAGACGTACTGGATCTTGTCGACGCTGGGGTCCTTGGCATCCCTGAGCTCCTGGAACTTCTCCTTGATGAGGTCGCCCTCTCCCGCGAAGTTGAGGTCCGCAAGGATGTTCCAGATAATCGTGGTGTCGGAGATGCCGGTCATGGAGACGGAGTTGAGGATCCTGATCTTCTGGTCGGTCAGGAACTTGGCCGCCTGGACGGTGGATCCGGGGACGTCGTCCGCGTAGACGGTGACGTGTGCGAGGGTGCGGAAGTTCTCCTGGGGGTACATGGAGAGGACAAGCTCGTACCTCTTCGGCCCGCTCTCGGGGTACTGGAAGAGGGTGCTGTAGACGTAGGCTCCGTCCATGATTCCCATGGTATCGCTCAGCCAATCGTTCAGTTTGATCTTGTTTCCTTCAACCTTGGTGAAATCCCAACTCTTC
This is a stretch of genomic DNA from Thermoplasmatales archaeon BRNA1. It encodes these proteins:
- a CDS encoding Pyruvate-formate lyase-activating enzyme encodes the protein MSIGKFTKTTVEDWKGLDCCRIDFRGYDVRCPFFGNPDLWNEEGPSLDPQPIIDYISARSSLEGIILGGEPLRDPSLFKFLKELRKTKVPIRLETSGTRPEDVDDFAGAMTVDNVCIVLTAVPGSERFSEACPGADESKIQKTLDLLPDLDVPSEIQIVAVPGFTNVDDIKRLARGMGKKTDLVIRQFDPRFSPDRAYSKIVPYTKGDSIKLNSAAKTYTHKVSVRGF
- a CDS encoding NAD-dependent aldehyde dehydrogenase codes for the protein MSDRIFDDSKFDAAYDQALDSPKHDFPSKINGENVASGIEDLLVSPVDDTIIFGRLQDPVPGTMKKAAEDAARAFEMWSKSSPEERSRILSAVADSIEKRLYRLAADVVLSTGMVRKDAFAEAETCLEVVRQASKDAMNVKGKPRGVWGIIALESSPLASVIGYSAAAIAAGNTVVMMPSGHCPRPVYAVFDLFEQAGLPDGVLNLVCDRTDRFATELSDDENVAGVVASGCGKAMDDMIFLAVDDTLGYINEVKGMNPIVVSQPGDIKKAADSIIDSAFQNNGKGLYATSKVIVSADDDRELTKAIVERLKDLNVNDPGEKECQMGPLMNKEEEKRLTGLLDSEAAYVVMGGKRVKKEYTENGLYYTPILLTSVDPDDDIQYVDSGLPILVIKQAAGADAILQELDQTDCGLSVGVISSDSKLISKIKEFADEENLQVFVNTSSRSLKAASKARAENFTV
- a CDS encoding ACT domain protein; translation: MKSWDFTKVEGNKIKLNDWLSDTMGIMDGAYVYSTLFQYPESGPKRYELVLSMYPQENFRTLAHVTVYADDVPGSTVQAAKFLTDQKIRILNSVSMTGISDTTIIWNILADLNFAGEGDLIKEKFQELRDAKDPSVDKIQYVSVKPAQIGRIFRAGSDTNLKTELRHGAPVTVENGCFDLAKEYGDILNDVDGQEVMITLDPGSWLVSVVFFKQDTDLVKIVMDVPDCMGSIDSALSMLADAGINLISVFTKVLISYQMMDIEVVADIKKSSLSVGELEKRLPEHLSRQNGVFKLKSIQRL
- a CDS encoding putative ATPase yields the protein MFEDGKLWIAQSGDKKVFLYPRMANRHGLITGASGTGKTVTLRVLAESFSSAGIPVFFADMKGDVGTIVQPGDPAKMADRAKKFGFEYVPSGFPARFWDVYGDLGTPVRATMSSMGAQLLSRLMGLSEVQADVLNVVFSIARDRKWEIIDTRDLRAVLQYVNDHKDEFTDEYGTMSTQSIGAVQRNLRSMEESGGDVFFGEPAIEIKDWMKCDDEGRGYINVLNAEKLSHNPALYATFMMWLMSELFDKLPEAGDVEKPKLVFFFDEAHMLFSDAPKALVQKIEQMVKLIRSKGVGIYFVSQSPSDIPDTVLAQLSNRIQHALRAYTPAEQKAVKAAATAFRANPAFKTQDVITELGVGEALVSCLDEKGAPSMVERAFILPPQSRLGALDRAGYERAISSSPYEEKYRVREDRESAYEKISALNAKDKKAEEKPKKEAVKKEPAKKTKSTGQKQAERAAGNALSSFARSAGTFAAKSLFGKKK